Genomic segment of Polycladomyces abyssicola:
GATGGAGGGATATATCCTTTTAAAAATAATCAAAAAAATGCATACGGCTGCTTATCAGCAAGGAAACAGGTGTATGATTGAGATATTTGTTCTCAAATGCGTAAACAAAACATTTTCCGTCGAATGTTGTCAAGGACGGAAGTGAGGAGATACAAAAAGTGGACTCAAATTTCAGAACGGATCCGTACATGGTGCGGTGAAAAATATAATCCAACCTAAAAATTGAGGCAAAAAAAGCGGGGTGTCCCCGCTAACAGAATCCTCGCGTTTTCTGTCGATGCATTTCAGTAACGGACAGCCTTGGAGGCATTGATACGACCGTAGGTCCAGTACGTGCCCGTGCCTAATGTTTTGTCTGCCGTTTTCTGAATCGCATCTCGGATTTCGCTGTTGCTCCTTCCTTGCGAGGCCAGCAGCGCCGCCAGCCCCGATACGTGCGGTGTTGCCATCGAAGTGCCCGACATCGTGGCATAATGACCATACGGATAGGTGGAATAGATGTCCACTCCCGGCGCAGCAACGTCCACCCAATTGCCGAAGTTGGAGAAGCTGGCTTTGTTGTCGGATTTGTCGGTGGCCCCTACGGCTATGACCGGATCGTAATAGGCCGGATAGCTGGGTTGGGAACTGTTGCTGTTCCCCGCCGCCGCTACAACAACCGCTCCTTTGCTCCAAGCATATTGAACGGCGTCTTTCAACGTTTGCGAATCATATCCCGCTCCGAGGCTCAGATTGATTACTTTGGCGCCTTGATCAACCGCATGAATGATGCCGTTGGCCACGTTTTCCAACGTGCCGTTGCCGTTGTTGTCTAATACCCGGACGGCATAGATCATCGCATTGGGAGCCACACCTGAGATTCCCTTTTGGTTGTTGGTCGCTGCTGCGATCACGCCGGCGACATGGGTGCCATGCCCGTTACCGTCACTGGGGTCCCAATCTTTTCCCACATAATCGTAGCCTTTGATCACCTTGCGGTAGAGATCGGGATGATTGTACTGAACACCGGTATCCACGACGGCGACCCGGATGCCGTTATTGCTTTTCGTGGCGTTCCAGGCGTCGTTGGCGCGGATTTTCGGCAATGCCCATTGTTTGGACAAAGCGGGATCATTGGGTGTCCAGCTCGCGTGAAAATAATAGTTGGGTTCGGCATATTCCACCAAAGGATTGTTGCGGTAGGTCCGAATCAGCTCCGTGACCGTTTTGCCGGAGGCACGGATCACGTCGAAGCCGATTTCCTTGTTTCGGAACAACAGCTTCACCTGGTTGGTCCGATGCAACGAGGTAATTTGGCTCTGGACGATGCCGGGTTTAAATTTGACGATGATTTCACCAGGAGCATACGGTGCCGTGTCCGCGGGCGCCGCCTGTGCGTGCGGGGTAATGGACAGAGCCATTACCGTCAAAAGTACGAAGGCGGTCAGCAACGCGAGACTCCTTTTCATCCAATCCCCCCTTTTATGTGGAACATCATCATATTCGACGTGATACTCCGAAATCCTGCAAAATCGGCGTTTCCAATTGTTGAGCATGACCCGGCCTCTTGGTATCAATCTTCGCCACAAAACGCAAACAAGCCTGAATCCTTGATGATGAAATGGCGTACTGGAACATTTCCAATTGACAGAACGTTGGTCGGTATAGATTCGATCCGATAGGGCTTGTCCATCCAAAAAGAGCGGAGACTTTGGGCTGACTCATTTACTCCCGCCGGGCATGTAAACGGATGCGGATCGCAGAAGGTGGGGGAGTGACCGGGGTGGAAGCGAGGACGGGGCGGGGTTGTGGATCCGCATTCGGGGATTCATCTCCGTAATCGAAGTAATGGTAATACAGCCATTCCGGTTGCAACAATCCCATTGCATTCATCGTGGGTGGAATGTAGGGAGGCCATGGTGGTCGGGTCGGTTTGGGCCAATCAGAAATGGTTCGCCACCTCCTTGGTTAGGTTCATACTCAATATATGAGCGGTTTCGTTTGTCTTATGTAACCGTGGCGCAAGTCCTTGAATGTTTTTATGAGCGGAGAGTGTATGATCTTCGGATTCCCGCCCTCTCCGATGGGGCGGGATCTCCGTCAATCCCAACGCAACCATTTGGGATAATGGTTTTTCAACATGCCGCCGGAAACTTTGGCCCATCCCAACGGAAACCGTTCCACCCCCACCAGTGTCCATCCCTTGTCACCATCAAAAGGAATCGTTTCACCCTGCAAGTATTGGTACAGACGCGGATCGTCCACCTCAAACGAAACATATCGCTGTACATCATCCGGTTTCAGGGCCATCGCCCAAGTGTGGGAAGGTTCCAACCGGTTCCGCTTGACTTGTCCCAAATGCAACCCGGGGCGTTCCACCTTCAGTCCTTTCAGCGAAGGCAATTCATCCGGCACCCGGTAGAGATGATCACCGTACATCGTTAGCAGCCAATCATCGCACTGGCATGTCAGTGTCTCATGGATAAAGGTGCGCAATTGCTTCACTGCATCGGCGGAGACGGGCGGCATTTTTCCAGGCCGGCGTTTGGTTCCTTCGGGGCCGTCCGTTTTTTCCATCAACGCCACGAAATGTCCTTCTCCCCGTAGATGGTGAGGCCACAGACGGGAAGCCAACCGCAAGGAATCACATCCGTTTGCCCATTCCGGGCGTCCCGGTTGGTAATGGGATGCTTGCGGAACAGGAATGAGGGTAAACTCCGGGTGGTCAGACAAAAAGCGGGCGATGACCTGTTCGTTCTCCACCGGATTGAACGTGCAGGTGGAATAGACGAGTACGCCACCCGGCCGGAGCATGGGTGCAGCGGCCGACAAGATCTCCAATTGGACATCAGCGCACAGGTGAGTGGCCCGTACACTCCAGCGTTCACACACTTCCGGGTCTTTGCGGAACATCCCCTCACCCGAACACGGAGCGTCGATCAAAATCCGGTCGAAAAACCCGACGAACCGTTCCGTCAATCGCTCCGGTCGTTCATTGAGGACTACGGCGTTGGTCACCCCGCACCGCTCCAAATTTTCCACCAAAGCCTTGATGCGTTGTGGGGAAATCTCATTGGCCACCAGCAGTCCTTTTCCTTGCATTTTGGCGGCAATTTGTGTGGTTTTGCCGCCCGGTGCCGCACACAGATCCAACACCCGCTCACCCGGCTGGGGATCAAGTACCTCTGCAGGCGCCATGGCGCTAGGGTCCTGAATATAATACAACCCGGCCGCATGATAAACGTGTTTTCCGGGACGGTCCTGTTCGTGATCGTAATAAAATCCTTCCGGACACCACGGGATGGGCGAAAGATCAAACGGACTCCTCTGCAAAAATGCCTCCGTATCGATCTTGAGCCGGTTTACCCGCAAGCCGCGTGCCGGTACCTTCTCATAACTGGCGAGAAACGCCGGGAACTCGTGTTGCAACCAGGTTTTCATTTGTTCGAGGTAATCTGTAGGAAGGTGCATGGTTTCAGTTCCTCCTGCGTTTCAGGTACCTCCCCATTGTAACAAAAAAAGGATGGGGAGAAAAATGGTCCTCCGGCGAAGTGACATTTTTTTTGCTATTTAATAAATTAAAAAGTTAGAAAAGTGAGCGGATGGGGAAAAGAGAAAATGCCGCAACCAATTCACGGGAGGAATGGAAGATGAACCATTGGGTGGAACCTTCGGGGATTTATGAAACGCATCTGCATGTGCGGGATTTGAAAACATCAGTTGCTTTTTATCGGGATCAGCTGGGACTGACACTCTGTTACACGGAGCCGAAAAGAAAACTGGCATTTTTCTGGGTAGGCCAAGCGCGTCAACAGTGTTTGGGATTGTGGGAGAAACCCGCGGATCAAATTGTTCGCAGTCATTTTGCATTTTCCGTGTCGTTGCGGGATTTGGAAAAGGCTCCGGCATTTCTGGATGAGCGGGGGATTGCCTATCGTGATTTTTTCGGTAATCCCAGAGGGGAGCCTACCGTTCATTCGTGGGTCCCTAACGTGTCACTGTATTTTGAGGACCCGGACGGGCACAGTCTGGAGTACATCGCTTTGCTGCCGGAAGGGCCGCGCCCCGAGCTGGGAGCGATCCCGCTCAGCCGATGGCGGGAACTGCATCGGCAAACCGGTGAACAGAGGGGCGTTTGAAGACAAAATGAGCGGGAACATGGCGTTCCCGCTCATCCATGATACAGGAAATTGATGATAAATGCCGCTGTAATCAGGTACAAAAACAGATTCATTTCTTTGTATTTACCCGTCAATGTTTTCAACACCGTATAACTGACGAAGCCGAAGGCCAATCCTTCCGCAATGCTGGAAGTCAACGGCATCAGGATGATGGTTAAAAACGCCGGGATCGTATCTGTGAAATCGTCGAATGAAAGATTTTTGATTTCACTCAGCATCAGCGCGCCGACCAGAATCAGTGCTGGTGCAGTGGCCACCGACGGGATCAGCATGATCAACGGTGTCAAAAACAGGCTCAGCAGAAACAGACCTGCCACTACCACTGCGGTGAGACCGGTTCGCCCACCTTCAGAGATACCGGCCGCATTCTCGATATAGGCGTTGAGTGCGGTGGAGCCGAACGTGGCGCTCATCATCGTACCCACGGCATCTGCTTGCAGCGCGCGGTTCAAATTGGGGATGTCGCCGTTTTTGTCCATCAGTCCTGCTTTTTTGGACAAGCCGATCAATGTGGCCAGGTTGTCAAACAGTTCCACGATCGTGAAAGAGAAAATGATGGAAAAGATACCATAATGAATGGCGGCCATGATGTCCAATTTCCCAAGTGTGGTGGTGATGTCCGGCATGGTGAACGTCATCACGTCGGACAAGCGGTGTGGTACCGGAGTCACCCCGAACGCCATCGCCAACAGGGTGGTGATCAAAATGCTGATAATCATGGCCCCTTTGAAGTTGCGTGCCATTAGGATGACAGCCACCAACAGACCGATCATGGTCAGGATCGGGCCAGGTTGTGTCACTTGACCCAGCGAGACGAAAGTGGAAGGGCTCTTCACGATGATGCCAGCGTTTTTCAGCCCGATAAATGCGATGAACAATCCGATGCCTACCACGATGGCGGACCGAAGCACATCTGGCACAGCTGCCACCAGTCTGCGGCGTATTCCTGTCACCGTCAGCAGGAAAAAGACGAATCCGGAGATAAAGACGGCACCAAGAGCGGTTTGCCAACTCAACCCTTGTCCGAGAACGACACTGTAGGTGAAAAAGGCATTCAGCCCCATGCCGGGTGCGATGGCCACCGGAAAATTGGCCCACAATCCAAACAGCAGCGTACAAAAAACACTGGCGAAAATGGTGGCGGCAATGGCTCCCTCCTTGGGAATTCCGGCGTCAGACAAAATTTGCGGGTTGACAAAGATAATGTAGCACATCGTCATAAAAGTGGTGAGACCCGCAAAAACTTCCGTTTTGACGTCGGTTTTCCGCTCGGACAATCGGAAAAATCGATCCAAAAAGCCATGAGTGTTTTGCGACATTTCCGTTACCGCCACAGATTGCGGCGTTTCCACTTGTGAATCGGCCATGGGAAATCCTCCTTTTAGTTCATAGTGTAAAACATTTACTCATTTTGCCGATTATTGGATGACCGCGGATTCCCATTTCCCCGACTAAAACCGTGGCCAACCTTTGACGGCTTTCAGGTGGAATATCGAACTCTCTTTGCTATGTTGCTATGTTACTACAAAGATCGGAAGGGAATCTACCATTTGGAGTCTGATTGTCATGGAAAAAATCACGTTTGTACCCCATATATATACCCGAGCCTATTTACTTAAATATGATATATAAAAGAAGAAAATATATAAACAAGCAATAAAATGGAAATCAGGATAAAATCAACATCTGTGATTCTGAAGGAATCGGTGATTCAAAAACACCGGAAATTTCGGTAAAATGGAATTGGACAGAATGGTCGGTTGATTGTTAAAGACTGCCCAGAAATGAATGATTATTCATTCATCAATCGATGGAGGGTGTTACAATGACAAAAAACGAACGCATATGGTGGCGCAGTTATCCTCCGGAAGTTCCAAAGCATTTGGATGTCCCTGATGTGACGCTGACCCAGTTGCTGTTGTCGGCGGCAGAGGAATTTCCCGACCGGGAAGCTGTTTATTTCATGGGAAAACGCATGACCTATCGGCGATTGTTGTCGGATGTGTCCCGTTTTGCCCGGGCGCTGCAATCCCTCGGTGTCCGAAAAGGTGATCGTGTGGCGATCATGTTGCCCAATTCCCCCCAAGCGGTGATCGCTTATTACGGGGCTTTGATGATCGGAGCCGTCGTCGTGCAAACCAATCCCATGTACATGGAGCGGGAGTTGGAGCATCAACTGCGTGATGCCGGAGCGGAAACGATCATCTGTCTGGATTTACTCTATCCCAAAGTGGCCCGTGTCAAAGAACGGACGCGCCTTTCCCGCATCATTGTGACCGGGATCGATGATTACCTGCCTTGGCCGAAAAATTGGTTGTATCCGCTGAAGTTGTGGAAGGACGGCAAGCGTGTTACTGTGCCGTATCATGAGCAGGGAGTGTTTCGTTTTTCACTGCTGTTAAAGAAAGCGCTTGCAAAGCCAGTGGAAGATGTCAACGTTGATGCTGATGATTTGGCTTTGTTGCAGTATACCGGCGGAACGACCGGGTTGCCCAAAGGAGCGATGCTCACTCATCACAATCTCGTGTTCAATGCGATGCAGTGCGCCCATTGGATGCATGATTGCCGACGCGGAGAGGAGAAGGTGCTGGGAATACTGCCCTTCTTTCATGTATACGGCATGACCGTGGTGATGAATTTCAGCGTTCACATGGCGGCTACCATGATTCTTGTCCCTCGGTTCGATGTGGATGAAGCGCTGAGACTGATCAGCGAGGAAAAGCCCACTGTGTTTCCGGGCGCGCCGACGATGTATATTGCATTGATCAACCATCCCGACATCAGCCGATACGATCTGTCATCGATCCGTGCTTGTATAAGCGGTTCCGCTCCGTTGCCGGTCGAGGTGCAGCAACAGTTCGAGGAGCTGAGCGGCGGTCGTTTGGTGGAAGGCTACGGTTTGACGGAAGCATCGCCCGTTACCCATGCCAACCCGATTTGGGGACGGCGGAAAGCCGGCAGCATCGGTTTGCCATGGCCAAATACGGATTGTCGGATCGTCGATCCAAATACGGGGGAAGTGCTGCCTTCAGGCAGTGTCGGTGAACTGCAGGTAAAAGGTCCGCAAGTAATGAAGGGATATTGGAACCGGCCGGAAGAGACTGCGCAAGTGTTGAAGGACGGCTGGCTGTCCACCGGTGACATCGCGACGATGGATGAGGATGGGTACTTCTACATATTGGATAGAAAAAAAGACATGATCATTGCCAGCGGTTACAACATCTATCCGAGGGAAATCGAGGAGGTGCTGTACGAGCATCCGGCAGTAAAGGAAGCCGCCGTCATCGGTGTTCCTGATCCGTATCGCGGAGAGACGGTGAAGGCGTTTGTCGTGTTGAAAGAAGGTCATCAGGTGACGGAGAAGGAGCTGGAGCAATTCTGCCGTGCTAAGCTGGCTAGGTACAAGATTCCCAGACAGTATGAGTTTCGTTCCGAATTGCCCAAAAGTGCGGTAGGCAAGGTGCTGCGCCGGGTATTAGTTGAAGAGGAGAAGAAAAAGGCTGCGTTGACACCGGAAAGAATCAAAACGGGGAATGGTTAATCAACGCGATCCTGTCGGGCGACTATTCAAAACCTGCTGACTTTATCAACAACCTGGGCTGTGTTGAATCACAGCCTTTTCTTTTCGCAGAAATATACCGATTTGTTGGTATAGATTGAATAAATTGGATGTAACGACTGAAAAAGGGTTTGTTATAATAGCGGGGTGTTTGAAAACCAAGTAAAGGCACTAAGTGGGAAGGAGCGGCTTACATGCCTATTATGCGTACTTTTATTGGCATGTCGGCCTGTCTTTTAACCCTTGTGGTAATGGGATGGCAGCAACTTTCTTTCAATAGTCCGGCTAAGAATCAAGCAGTTAGCCAGCAAGCGATCCAGATGAAGTTAAATCCCAACTCTGTTATGAAACCACCCCGTAATTCTGCAAAGATGGTCGACAAAACGAAGCAAACCGTTCATGCAACAGATGCAGCATCCACCAAAGCAACTGCCGCCAAAACAAATGAAAAATCCAAAAAGACAACTGTGACTCTCAGCAGTCGGTCGACATCCAGCAAGCGATCTGTACGTTACCATCTTTCCGCACAAGATATCCGGTGGATGGAACGTGTGGTATATAGTGAAGCACGTGGTGAACCGTTCCAAGGTCAGGTGGCGGTTGCAGCAGTTGTACTCAATCGATTGGAATCTCCTCATTTTCCTCCTACGATCCGAGGGATCGTTTTCCAGCGTAACGCGTTTACGGCTGTACAGGACGGCCAGATCTGGTTAAAGCCGGATAGCGAAGCGCGTCGCGCAGTGATGAAAGCCCTGAAGGGATATGATCCCACTGGAGGGGCATTATACTATTATAATCCCGAAATCGCCACCTCCGAGTGGAGTAAAAAACGGCCGGTCATCAAACGGATCGGTAATCACGTGTTCACCCGATAATCCCCGCATGAAGCGGGGATTTTTTTGTGGTATAATGTCGTTTGAATGCGCTTACAGCCAGCACTAGCGGAAAAAAGTTGACAGATGATGCCTTGTGGCATAAACTAAAAATTGAATGAACAATCATTCATTTCGTCGATTTTATGATGGGAAGGGAACATCATGATGGCAAAACGGACGGGGGAAAAATATGAAGCGATCATCGACGCGGCCGTGCGTGTGATTGCGGAACACGGTTATCACAACGCGCAGGTATCCAAGATCGCCCGTGAAGCCAAAGTCGCCGATGGGACAATCTATCTATATTTTGAAAATAAAGATGATGTGCTCATTTCGTTGTTTAATGAAAAAATGGGTGCGTTCGTCAAGCAATTAGAAGAAATCATGAAAGAGATCTCTTCGCCCGCCGATCAGCTTCGCGAGCTGATCCGTCACCATTTCAAATCCATGGAGGACAATCGGCATTTGGCAATCGTTACGCAGATTGAATTGCGACAATCCAATCCCGGTGTGCGCAAAGCGATCGGGGAGATTTTGAAAAAATATCTGAATCTGATCGACCGCATCATCTTGGCCGGGATGGAAGAGGGGATCTTCCGTAACGATTTGGATGTGCGCATCACACGGAAGATGATCTTTGGCGCGATTGACGAAATGGTCACTTCCTGGATCATGAAGGATTGCAAATACAGCTTGGTAGAGCAGGTGGAGCCGATTGTGTCCCTGTTTTTGCATGGGATCAAATCGCGCTGATGCGGCAGAAACATTGATGGTCTAAACGGAACCGCTCCCAAACGAGGGACGGGCCCGTTCTCACCTTTATATTTCTTTTTTTCAAACTAGTCTCCAAAGGGGGAACAGTGCGTCATGAATATCCTGGTTTGTCTGAAACAAACCTTTGACACGGAAGAAAAAATTGTCTTGGAAGACGGGCGCATCAGTGAGGAAGGTGTGGAATTCGTCATCAATCCGTACGATGAATATGCGGTCGAGGAAGCCATCAAGTTGAAAGAGCAACATGGCGGAGAAGTAACCGTGATCACGGTGGGGCCGGAACGAGCCGAGCAAGCCCTGCGCACCGCCATGGCGATGGGCGCGGATAAAGGAATCATCGTCGATATGGAAGATTTTGAAGGGGAAGCGGATGAGCACACAATCGCCCACATACTGGCCGGTGTGATCCGGGATTTGGAATACGATATCATCCTCACGGGATATATGGCCGTAGATGACGGGTCGGCCCAGGTAGGCCCCCGATTGGCGGAATTGTTGGGCATTCCCCATATTTCCACGATTACGAAATTGACGATCGACGGTGACACCGTGGAAGTGGAAAAAGACGTCGAAGGGGATGTGGAATACATCCAGTCCAAACTGCCGATCCT
This window contains:
- a CDS encoding S8 family peptidase, producing MKRSLALLTAFVLLTVMALSITPHAQAAPADTAPYAPGEIIVKFKPGIVQSQITSLHRTNQVKLLFRNKEIGFDVIRASGKTVTELIRTYRNNPLVEYAEPNYYFHASWTPNDPALSKQWALPKIRANDAWNATKSNNGIRVAVVDTGVQYNHPDLYRKVIKGYDYVGKDWDPSDGNGHGTHVAGVIAAATNNQKGISGVAPNAMIYAVRVLDNNGNGTLENVANGIIHAVDQGAKVINLSLGAGYDSQTLKDAVQYAWSKGAVVVAAAGNSNSSQPSYPAYYDPVIAVGATDKSDNKASFSNFGNWVDVAAPGVDIYSTYPYGHYATMSGTSMATPHVSGLAALLASQGRSNSEIRDAIQKTADKTLGTGTYWTYGRINASKAVRY
- a CDS encoding RsmF rRNA methyltransferase first C-terminal domain-containing protein — translated: MHLPTDYLEQMKTWLQHEFPAFLASYEKVPARGLRVNRLKIDTEAFLQRSPFDLSPIPWCPEGFYYDHEQDRPGKHVYHAAGLYYIQDPSAMAPAEVLDPQPGERVLDLCAAPGGKTTQIAAKMQGKGLLVANEISPQRIKALVENLERCGVTNAVVLNERPERLTERFVGFFDRILIDAPCSGEGMFRKDPEVCERWSVRATHLCADVQLEILSAAAPMLRPGGVLVYSTCTFNPVENEQVIARFLSDHPEFTLIPVPQASHYQPGRPEWANGCDSLRLASRLWPHHLRGEGHFVALMEKTDGPEGTKRRPGKMPPVSADAVKQLRTFIHETLTCQCDDWLLTMYGDHLYRVPDELPSLKGLKVERPGLHLGQVKRNRLEPSHTWAMALKPDDVQRYVSFEVDDPRLYQYLQGETIPFDGDKGWTLVGVERFPLGWAKVSGGMLKNHYPKWLRWD
- a CDS encoding VOC family protein, encoding MNHWVEPSGIYETHLHVRDLKTSVAFYRDQLGLTLCYTEPKRKLAFFWVGQARQQCLGLWEKPADQIVRSHFAFSVSLRDLEKAPAFLDERGIAYRDFFGNPRGEPTVHSWVPNVSLYFEDPDGHSLEYIALLPEGPRPELGAIPLSRWRELHRQTGEQRGV
- a CDS encoding NCS2 family permease; protein product: MSQNTHGFLDRFFRLSERKTDVKTEVFAGLTTFMTMCYIIFVNPQILSDAGIPKEGAIAATIFASVFCTLLFGLWANFPVAIAPGMGLNAFFTYSVVLGQGLSWQTALGAVFISGFVFFLLTVTGIRRRLVAAVPDVLRSAIVVGIGLFIAFIGLKNAGIIVKSPSTFVSLGQVTQPGPILTMIGLLVAVILMARNFKGAMIISILITTLLAMAFGVTPVPHRLSDVMTFTMPDITTTLGKLDIMAAIHYGIFSIIFSFTIVELFDNLATLIGLSKKAGLMDKNGDIPNLNRALQADAVGTMMSATFGSTALNAYIENAAGISEGGRTGLTAVVVAGLFLLSLFLTPLIMLIPSVATAPALILVGALMLSEIKNLSFDDFTDTIPAFLTIILMPLTSSIAEGLAFGFVSYTVLKTLTGKYKEMNLFLYLITAAFIINFLYHG
- a CDS encoding long-chain-fatty-acid--CoA ligase, giving the protein MTKNERIWWRSYPPEVPKHLDVPDVTLTQLLLSAAEEFPDREAVYFMGKRMTYRRLLSDVSRFARALQSLGVRKGDRVAIMLPNSPQAVIAYYGALMIGAVVVQTNPMYMERELEHQLRDAGAETIICLDLLYPKVARVKERTRLSRIIVTGIDDYLPWPKNWLYPLKLWKDGKRVTVPYHEQGVFRFSLLLKKALAKPVEDVNVDADDLALLQYTGGTTGLPKGAMLTHHNLVFNAMQCAHWMHDCRRGEEKVLGILPFFHVYGMTVVMNFSVHMAATMILVPRFDVDEALRLISEEKPTVFPGAPTMYIALINHPDISRYDLSSIRACISGSAPLPVEVQQQFEELSGGRLVEGYGLTEASPVTHANPIWGRRKAGSIGLPWPNTDCRIVDPNTGEVLPSGSVGELQVKGPQVMKGYWNRPEETAQVLKDGWLSTGDIATMDEDGYFYILDRKKDMIIASGYNIYPREIEEVLYEHPAVKEAAVIGVPDPYRGETVKAFVVLKEGHQVTEKELEQFCRAKLARYKIPRQYEFRSELPKSAVGKVLRRVLVEEEKKKAALTPERIKTGNG
- a CDS encoding cell wall hydrolase encodes the protein MPIMRTFIGMSACLLTLVVMGWQQLSFNSPAKNQAVSQQAIQMKLNPNSVMKPPRNSAKMVDKTKQTVHATDAASTKATAAKTNEKSKKTTVTLSSRSTSSKRSVRYHLSAQDIRWMERVVYSEARGEPFQGQVAVAAVVLNRLESPHFPPTIRGIVFQRNAFTAVQDGQIWLKPDSEARRAVMKALKGYDPTGGALYYYNPEIATSEWSKKRPVIKRIGNHVFTR
- a CDS encoding TetR/AcrR family transcriptional regulator, which translates into the protein MAKRTGEKYEAIIDAAVRVIAEHGYHNAQVSKIAREAKVADGTIYLYFENKDDVLISLFNEKMGAFVKQLEEIMKEISSPADQLRELIRHHFKSMEDNRHLAIVTQIELRQSNPGVRKAIGEILKKYLNLIDRIILAGMEEGIFRNDLDVRITRKMIFGAIDEMVTSWIMKDCKYSLVEQVEPIVSLFLHGIKSR
- a CDS encoding electron transfer flavoprotein subunit beta/FixA family protein: MNILVCLKQTFDTEEKIVLEDGRISEEGVEFVINPYDEYAVEEAIKLKEQHGGEVTVITVGPERAEQALRTAMAMGADKGIIVDMEDFEGEADEHTIAHILAGVIRDLEYDIILTGYMAVDDGSAQVGPRLAELLGIPHISTITKLTIDGDTVEVEKDVEGDVEYIQSKLPILVTAQQGLNEPRYPSLPGIMKAKKKPLERLDLDDLDLDEELLEAKTETLEVFMPPKKEAGKILEGDLSEQVQELVRLLQHEAKVI